The Deinococcus wulumuqiensis R12 genome has a window encoding:
- a CDS encoding DUF1622 domain-containing protein, with protein MLETLEHFVRLGAMSVARLAELSAVVIIAVAVVEALWRSVRIFGGRDHAPDEVKESLRLQLGRWLAISLEFLLAADILLTAIAPTWDDIGKLGAIAFLRTALNFFLQKEIEAHERQHGRAAHPEHT; from the coding sequence ATGCTGGAAACACTGGAACATTTCGTCAGGCTCGGCGCGATGAGCGTGGCGCGGCTGGCCGAACTCTCGGCGGTGGTGATTATCGCGGTGGCGGTGGTCGAGGCGTTGTGGCGCTCGGTGCGGATTTTCGGCGGGCGCGACCACGCCCCCGACGAGGTCAAGGAAAGCCTGCGGCTGCAACTCGGGCGCTGGCTCGCCATCTCGCTCGAATTTCTGCTGGCCGCCGACATCCTGCTCACCGCCATCGCCCCCACCTGGGACGACATCGGCAAGCTGGGGGCCATCGCTTTCCTGCGTACGGCACTCAATTTCTTTCTGCAAAAGGAAATCGAGGCCCACGAGCGCCAGCACGGGCGCGCGGCCCACCCCGAACACACCTGA
- a CDS encoding Cof-type HAD-IIB family hydrolase, which produces MLGMICIDVDGTLIGQGNRVRDDVWAALEGARAQGVRLVLCSGRPAFGNALDYARRLDPDGWHVFQNGASIVRADTGQSLSSPLPAGVLPELLARARSGGELLEVYTDRTYGFTEADPHGYGPAHAALLGVPYAPRAPEELDGAVVRVQWVVPVAQEQAVLDTPHPGLDLHPSSSPAMPDVSFVSATTAGTSKGSAVTRVAQAYGVDLNRVMMVGDAANDVTALRVVGHPVAMGNADEVAREAARYQVGHVDAGGLAEAVALALKL; this is translated from the coding sequence ATGCTGGGAATGATCTGTATCGATGTGGACGGCACCCTGATCGGGCAGGGCAACCGGGTGCGCGACGACGTGTGGGCCGCGCTGGAAGGGGCGCGTGCCCAGGGCGTGCGGCTGGTGCTGTGCAGCGGGCGCCCGGCGTTCGGCAACGCGCTCGACTATGCCCGGCGCCTCGACCCCGACGGCTGGCACGTCTTTCAGAACGGCGCGAGCATCGTGCGGGCCGACACCGGCCAGAGCCTTTCGTCGCCCCTGCCCGCTGGCGTGCTGCCCGAACTGCTGGCGCGGGCACGCAGCGGCGGAGAGCTGCTGGAGGTCTACACCGACCGCACCTACGGCTTTACCGAGGCCGATCCGCACGGCTACGGCCCGGCGCACGCGGCGCTGCTCGGCGTGCCCTACGCGCCCCGAGCACCCGAGGAGCTTGACGGCGCGGTGGTGCGGGTTCAGTGGGTCGTGCCGGTGGCGCAGGAACAGGCGGTGCTGGACACGCCGCATCCCGGTCTCGACCTGCACCCGTCGAGCAGCCCCGCCATGCCGGACGTGAGCTTTGTCAGCGCGACCACGGCAGGCACGAGCAAGGGCAGCGCCGTGACGCGGGTGGCGCAGGCGTACGGCGTGGACCTGAACCGCGTGATGATGGTGGGCGACGCCGCCAACGATGTCACGGCGCTGCGGGTGGTGGGGCACCCGGTGGCGATGGGCAACGCCGACGAGGTGGCCCGCGAAGCCGCCCGCTATCAGGTCGGCCACGTGGACGCCGGGGGCCTGGCCGAAGCGGTGGCGCTGGCACTTAAGCTCTGA
- a CDS encoding PhzF family phenazine biosynthesis protein: MTRYTEVSAFTTVPGQGNRAGVVLDAAGLPSEQMQRLAAFLEAPETVFVTRLSDGLGRVRYFTPTQEVDFCGHATIALGRVLAQEGRWRGEALELETLAGRIPLRLVLDAGGECRVWMRQPAFQARPVDRRWRSELAEALGLSDRMVHRGLPLAAASTGLWSVFVPLLDSFLLGGLEPDLPRITELSRELGVVSVYAYAPMGVSRFAARDFAPLVGIPEDPVTGSAGGALLALLASEGRLPLRGNRASGLVSQGHALGTPGEIEVEVEVRGSQVTAVQVGGSAAVEREGVWNG, translated from the coding sequence ATGACGCGCTATACCGAGGTTTCGGCTTTTACCACCGTTCCCGGCCAGGGCAACCGGGCGGGGGTGGTGCTGGACGCGGCGGGGCTGCCCAGCGAGCAGATGCAGCGGCTCGCGGCGTTTCTGGAGGCGCCCGAAACGGTGTTCGTGACCCGGCTGAGCGACGGGCTGGGGCGGGTGAGGTACTTCACGCCCACGCAGGAGGTGGACTTTTGCGGGCACGCGACCATCGCGCTGGGGCGGGTGCTGGCGCAGGAGGGCCGCTGGCGGGGCGAGGCGCTGGAACTCGAAACCCTGGCCGGGCGCATTCCGCTGCGGCTGGTGCTGGACGCGGGCGGCGAGTGCCGGGTCTGGATGCGGCAACCCGCGTTTCAGGCCCGCCCGGTGGACCGCCGCTGGCGAAGCGAACTGGCCGAAGCGCTGGGCCTGAGCGACCGCATGGTGCACCGGGGACTGCCCCTGGCGGCGGCCAGCACGGGGCTGTGGAGCGTCTTCGTGCCGCTGCTCGATTCTTTCCTGCTGGGGGGACTGGAACCCGACCTGCCGCGCATCACCGAGCTGAGCCGGGAGCTGGGCGTGGTCAGCGTGTACGCCTACGCGCCGATGGGGGTCAGCCGCTTCGCCGCCCGCGACTTCGCGCCGCTGGTGGGCATTCCCGAGGACCCGGTCACCGGCAGCGCAGGCGGGGCGCTGCTCGCGCTGCTGGCGAGCGAGGGCCGCCTGCCGCTGCGGGGCAACCGGGCGTCCGGGCTGGTCTCGCAGGGGCACGCGCTGGGCACCCCCGGCGAAATCGAGGTGGAAGTCGAGGTGCGCGGCTCGCAGGTGACGGCGGTGCAGGTGGGCGGCAGCGCGGCGGTGGAGCGCGAAGGGGTCTGGAACGGCTGA